From the Polyangiaceae bacterium genome, the window GCGTTGCGCGTGTTTGGCTTTCAGCCGACAATGCGGCATGCGAAGCCTCTACGCGCTCTTTCTAGTTTTTGCAGTTGCGAACTGCGGCGGAGGCAGCCCATCCGACGGACTCTATGGCGGGGGTAGCGGGGGTCGGGCGACTTGCAGCGCGGAGGTGTCCTGCAGTCATGGGTACTGTGACTCCGCTTCCAGCATCTGTGTCGACTGCTTGTTCAGCTCTCAATGCGGGGGTGCCCAGATCTGTAGAGACGGCTCCTGTATCGATCAGCCGAGTTGCTCGACCAGCCTGGACTGCGCGAAGAATGAGAATGGGCTCGGGATCTGTGATGCGATTCATCAAGTGTGTGTCGAGTGTGCGTCGGCGGAGGATTGCGGGGTCGCAGGCGAGTGCGTGAATCAACGCTGTGTGTCCCACACTGCTTGCCGTGATTCGCGCGATTGTGACGGGAGCGCAGTGTGTGACCCTGTGAAGGGCTGGTGTGTGGATTGCGTGTCCACTGCAGATTGCCCTGAGGAAAATACCTGCTTGAACTCCGAGTGCCGGGCCACGTGCAGCAGCGACAACCAGTGCACTCCGCAAGGTCAGCTGTGCGACAAGCAACTCGGCGTTTGCGCCGACTGCATTACACATGATCAGTGTCCGGTGGAATTCTATTGCAGTCTCGGGAAGTGCGAGTTCGATGTTTGCGACGCAGGAGTGAAGAGCTGCGAAGGCGGAGCGATCGTCACGTGCAACGAGGTGGGAGACGCGTTCTCGGCTCCGACGCCTTGCGCTGCAGCGCAGACCTGTGCCTCGAGCGGTGGGTCCGCGAGCTGCATCGACTGGACCTGCGAGGCGGGCGCTACGTATTGTGAGCCGGGGACGGAAACGGCGATCGCGTGTTCTCCGGACGGATTGAGCGTACTCGGTCGCACTGATTGCGCGGCGTTTGGTCAGAAGTGCTTCGCAGGGGAGTGCCGAGACCAGTTATGCACGCCCGGTGCACAGTTCTGCGATGGCAACGCGCTGAAGATGTGCGACAGCACGGGTCAGAGCGCGTCGGTCGTGACGCAGTGTGCGAGCGGTCAATACTGTGATCCGGCATCCAATGCGTGTGTCGTCCAACTCTGCCCGCCCAACACCGCCGTGTGCGATGGGAGCGTTGCCACGACCTGCAACGCGCAGGGTTCAGGCTACTCAGGGGGCGGGACGGACTGTGCATCGCTTGGCCAGACCTGTGCTGGTGGGGCGTGCACGAGCTGTCCGTCACCGAATACGCTGCGAGACTCCATGCGTATCGTCGAAGTGCATTACGGCGATCCCGACTATGCTGTTGTGAGGAATCAGCACCCGACTTGTCCGGTGAATCTGAACGGACTCGGTGTTCGGCTCGCCTATGTGGCTCGGGTGTGTAGCATTGGGTGCTTCGACTCGGTCAAGAACTACAACGTCGTCTTGACCAACCAGGAGGTGCCACCGGGCGGCACGGTTTACATCACGGAAAAGGCGCTCTCCTCTGCCGATATCGCGATCACGAGTCAGTTGGACTGGGGCGGCGACGAAAGCGGAGGCGTACGTCTGTGTGACGGTGCCTGTGATCCCCAGGATGGGAGCAACACCTACGACGTTGTCTTGGTCGCGAACGCAACCACGCAGGTGACGGCCCCGGCTCCCGTTACGTTCAACAACCCCATCTCGGGTATCAACGCTCAGAACCAGTTCTACACGAGCTACGTTCGTGCCGCTTTCGACGGCCTCTACCCAGCGTTTCAAGGCGGCGACTGGACCACTGGTCCGGCGACGAGACCGAGTCAGTGAGTACCTGAGCCGACTTTAGAGCGACCGGGGCGATGGATCGCTAGCTTCTTACAAGAAGCTCACGCAGCGCAGCGGGTGGGTTCGCCGACTCGAAGAGTCGAGAATGCTGCAGCGCTTCTGCGCCAGGCGCCGGGGCGCACGCCAAAGTGGCGGTAGAAGGCGCGGCTCAGCGCGAACTCGGAGTCGTAGCCGACCTCGTCGGCGATGGCGGCGAGGCCCTCCTCGGTCTCGGTGAGCAGGCGGGCTGCCTTTTCCATGCGGAACTCACGGAGGACACTCAGCGGTGGCTTCCCGAGCGCCTCGTTGAAGCGGCGGTTCAGCACGGGGCGCGAGGTGCCGAGTTCCTTCGCGATCGACTCAACCGTCCAGCGAGTGTCGGGACGAGCGCGGAACAGCTCGAGCGCTGCGCTCACCAGTGGATCCGCCTCGCCCGTTTCCGGGTCGATGCCGCAGGTCTCCGACGTGTTTTCCGCGGCGGGCTCGATGTGTTCCTCGCTGTACGGATCTTCGCGGTCTTGCCCCATCCGCTGATCATTGCGCCTCACCCCCAAGCCGCAAGCCCCGAGCGTTTTGGGTATGCGATTGCGGGTGAATGAGCGCTTTGGTCATGGGCGAAAGGCGCGAAGTCCATCAGTTCTTGGAGATGCCGAAGAAGAGTGACCCTGACAGAGAATCCAAGCAGCCAGAGGCATCGCGCATGGCGCAGCTTGGGGAGCGCCTGTTTGCGACGCGCACGCTGCTGGTGTTTGGTGAGATCACGATGGACGTGGCGGAGCTAGCCAGCGCGCAGCTCCTGGCGCTCGCAGCGGACAGCGATCGTCCCATCCGCCTGGTGATCCACTCGCCGGGTGGTCACGTGGAGAGCGCGGACAGTATCTTCGACTTGGTGCGCGCCATCCCAGCGCCGGTGTCGATGATTGGAACGGGCTGGGTGGCGAGCGCGGGAGCGTTGATCTACGCGAGCGTGCCCCGGGAGCAGCGCTTCGCGTTGCCCAACACGCGCTTCCTCTTGCATCAACCCCTTGGCGGGATGAGCGGCCCAGCGGCAGACGTGGAGATCGAAGCGCGCCAAATCGGTCTCATGCGGAAACGCCTGATCAAGACGTTCGCTGAGGCAACAGGGCAGTCAGAAGAGCGCATCGAGCGGGACAGCGATCGCAACTACTGGCTCAGCGCTCGAGAGGCGGTGGAGTACGGCCTGGTGGGACGCGTGGTCAACGAGATCACGGTACCCTGAAGCTGCCACGCTGCACGTTGCATGCAACGGACCATCAGCGTTGCGGGACGCGCGTTTGTTCGCAGAAAGCCGGTCAAACGGCTGGCATAGGCGGTGCACGGGTGCTTGGCGCTGCGGGTTTACCCCTCACCCCCGCGGCGAGGAGTATTCATGAACTTCAAGCGAACTTGGATTGTATTGGCTGGTCTTCCGCTGCTCGTCTCGGCGTGTACGTTGAAGCAATCTGACGATCAGGAAACCGGCGGCACCGCGGGCCAGGCCGGAACCGGGAACGGCGGAAGTGGAAACACTGGCGGGACCGCGACCGGGGGATCCTCCAACGGCGGAACCGCAGGCGGTTCTCAAGGAGGGACAGCGGGGCAGGGTGGTTCCGCGGGGCAAGGAGGAGGCGGAGCTGGTGGCTCTGGTGGAAGTCCGCCGGGCGCTGGTTGGCAAAAGATGCCGCTCCTCGATGACCCGAACGACAACCAGTACCACGAAGGGATCGATCGGGTCAGTGGTATTAGCTGCGAGAGCACGGAAGCGTGTGTCGTGATCACGGACAACACGCAGGCTGGTGGTTTGATCTACGCGGCTAGCAACCAGGCGGTCACTTCGATCTTGATGTCGGGGAAGGTCGCTGCGGATGAACGCCTGAGCTTCTTCGGCTTCTCGAAGACCGCTAGCGGACGCTTGATTGCGCGTAACGACCGCGCCAAACGCGTATTCTCCGCGTCGAGTGACTACACCAATCCGAATAGCTGGACACGTGTTGACGTCGGAACGAACCCCGATTTGAACTTCGACAACCTGAACGGTCAGGAGGCCTTTGGGGAGGCGCCGGACGGCACATGGCGTTACCTGTACCAGGGCGTGCTCTATGGGGCCGACGCGGCGCCTTCGCCGACGACAGCGTGGACCGGCTTGTGGTCCCCCGGGCGTATCCCGCCCTTCCCGGCGAACTATAAGGACCTCAAGGATGCCGACGACACGATTTGTCGATCGTTTCCAGGAGGATTCGTACTGCCACATCCGTCGTCGACAATGTACATGAGCGATGACCTATCGCTAATGATGTATCCGGCCAGCGCGATGAACGCCAAGGGGGACATCGACTTCGATCCGCCTGGCGTGTGTGTGTCGACGGATCGCGGAGCGACGTTTAGGGTGGTGGCCTTCCCTGGCAATACCAACGAACTCGGACCGATTGGTTTGACCTGTGGAGACGCTGACCACTGTTGGGCTTACAATGGCCTACGAAGCAGCGCTGATAGTCACTGGATCTATTACACGACCAACGCGAGCCAAGGCATGAGCATGACGTGGACGCGGGGTGCACTCCCGGCCACGCTGCTGAGCGAGCGAACGGAGATCCGCGAGGTATTCTTCGCGCCCGACAACGTTCACGGATGGGCGGTGGGTGCGCATGACTCGGTTACGATGTTGTTGAGGACGCTCGATGGAGGTGCCTCCTGGACAGACATCAGCGAGTCAGTCCGAGCGTTGGCAGACGACGCCAAGCTGAGCAGTGGGTTCGCGCTGGATGCCCAGAACATCTGGCTTGGCGGCGAGCGCGGCTTCCTCGCCAGCAACGGTCGGGGCGGTCTCTAGTAGTCTCCTCGAAACGGGGCGCTGTCA encodes:
- a CDS encoding helix-turn-helix transcriptional regulator, producing the protein MGQDREDPYSEEHIEPAAENTSETCGIDPETGEADPLVSAALELFRARPDTRWTVESIAKELGTSRPVLNRRFNEALGKPPLSVLREFRMEKAARLLTETEEGLAAIADEVGYDSEFALSRAFYRHFGVRPGAWRRSAAAFSTLRVGEPTRCAA
- a CDS encoding ATP-dependent Clp protease proteolytic subunit, yielding MPKKSDPDRESKQPEASRMAQLGERLFATRTLLVFGEITMDVAELASAQLLALAADSDRPIRLVIHSPGGHVESADSIFDLVRAIPAPVSMIGTGWVASAGALIYASVPREQRFALPNTRFLLHQPLGGMSGPAADVEIEARQIGLMRKRLIKTFAEATGQSEERIERDSDRNYWLSAREAVEYGLVGRVVNEITVP